A genomic window from Helicobacter pylori includes:
- a CDS encoding site-specific DNA-methyltransferase — protein sequence MLKTLLDTLINHFTKERLETLIIEHDERLLIFMLENENANGYKNAFFKNIANSLVFNEKALLECLETKKLENSFTRFKNQIGLFSQGHPIKSSELVVLNFPFKDNVLLGNAKDNNTKSNELFYHEILHKNKIDTLLQKKVLCRFEMHGQGDLENALKDENTNYLIKGNNLIALHSLKKKFAKKVKCIYIDPPYNTGNDSFNYNDNFNHSSWLVFMKNRLEAAREFLSDDGVIFVQCDDNEQAYLKVLMDEIFGRENFIACFVWEKTSNSLSRIRIKTEYILCYEQTKFGLIFNGDMAEEGQDFPILNEVNVKRTLQFPPNSIYFKTFKGVIKPTKFNKMELIDDLRIVNKTNANMVRINAKFKWTQDKLDYEIKEGTTFVIKSDEFSMRYIRKGDREVKASNVFNAECGVTTNIKATSEIKVLFANSNTDLFSTPKPEALISRILEIATQENDLVCDFFAGSGTTCAVAHKMKRRYIGIEQMDYIETITKERLKKVIEGEQGGISKKCGFKGGGSFVYAELKEVNLEIKKQILNAKSASECLKIFNDLNKRILKRADCETDRINSEEFQNLDLKEQQEICCKLLDSNEDYLNLGDIDEDTWEIDDSTKKYNEIFYS from the coding sequence ATGTTAAAAACCCTACTAGACACTTTAATCAATCATTTCACTAAAGAACGCTTAGAAACCTTAATCATAGAGCATGATGAAAGGCTTTTAATTTTCATGCTTGAGAATGAAAACGCTAACGGCTATAAAAACGCTTTTTTTAAAAATATCGCTAACTCGCTCGTGTTTAATGAAAAGGCGTTATTAGAATGTTTAGAAACGAAAAAATTAGAAAACTCTTTCACACGATTTAAAAATCAAATAGGCTTATTTTCGCAAGGACACCCTATCAAATCCAGCGAATTAGTCGTCTTGAATTTCCCCTTTAAAGACAATGTTTTACTGGGCAACGCTAAAGACAACAACACCAAATCTAACGAGCTTTTTTACCATGAAATATTGCATAAAAACAAAATTGACACGCTTTTACAAAAAAAAGTGTTGTGCCGTTTTGAAATGCATGGGCAAGGTGATTTAGAAAACGCTTTAAAAGATGAAAACACGAACTACCTTATCAAAGGCAACAACTTGATCGCCCTTCATTCTTTAAAAAAGAAATTCGCTAAAAAAGTGAAATGCATCTACATTGACCCCCCTTATAATACCGGTAACGACAGCTTTAATTACAACGATAATTTTAACCACAGCTCATGGCTAGTGTTTATGAAAAACAGGCTTGAAGCGGCTAGGGAGTTTTTAAGCGATGATGGCGTGATTTTTGTGCAATGCGACGACAACGAACAGGCTTATTTAAAAGTTTTAATGGATGAGATTTTTGGGAGAGAGAATTTTATTGCTTGTTTTGTGTGGGAAAAGACAAGTAATAGCCTATCAAGAATACGCATAAAAACAGAGTATATTTTGTGCTATGAACAAACTAAATTTGGGCTTATTTTCAATGGAGATATGGCTGAAGAAGGACAAGATTTTCCTATTTTAAATGAAGTAAATGTAAAGAGAACTTTACAATTTCCACCAAATTCCATATATTTTAAAACTTTTAAGGGAGTGATTAAGCCTACAAAATTTAATAAAATGGAATTAATTGATGATTTAAGAATAGTAAATAAAACAAATGCAAACATGGTAAGAATTAACGCCAAATTTAAATGGACACAAGACAAGCTGGATTACGAAATAAAAGAAGGCACAACTTTTGTGATAAAAAGCGATGAGTTTTCTATGAGATATATTAGAAAAGGCGATAGGGAAGTAAAGGCAAGCAATGTTTTTAACGCAGAATGTGGGGTTACCACAAATATAAAAGCTACAAGTGAAATAAAAGTCCTTTTTGCAAATTCAAATACCGATTTATTTTCAACCCCCAAACCCGAAGCCCTAATTTCAAGAATTTTAGAAATAGCCACCCAAGAAAACGATCTCGTGTGTGATTTTTTTGCCGGGAGCGGGACGACTTGCGCGGTGGCGCACAAAATGAAACGCCGCTACATTGGCATCGAGCAAATGGACTATATAGAAACTATCACTAAAGAAAGGTTGAAAAAAGTCATAGAGGGAGAGCAAGGGGGCATTTCTAAAAAATGCGGTTTTAAAGGGGGCGGGAGTTTTGTCTATGCTGAATTAAAAGAAGTGAATTTAGAGATTAAAAAACAAATCCTTAACGCTAAAAGCGCGAGCGAATGCTTAAAAATCTTTAACGATTTAAATAAGCGCATTTTAAAACGCGCCGATTGTGAGACTGATCGCATTAATAGCGAAGAGTTCCAAAATCTAGATTTAAAAGAGCAACAAGAGATTTGTTGCAAGCTTTTAGATTCTAACGAAGACTATTTAAACCTGGGC
- a CDS encoding YihY family inner membrane protein: MRELFKSVRGIFFLFKMIFPTRLQNAFLGLSELFYYASSLSFYTILSLSPILLFVFSLFVSHYMQAHSGEMEALIFPNAPKLIGAIKDFLENFKKTDMALGTLEEVSIVVALVLFCENYRSIASKIFDAKPRDYVHCKGKEIFLFWGFGTTLVFLFALPLVVFFDIKIQVFFEDKDSSLLHVLRWIGTYAFFLILFTIPTNKVFKHYFWVFLWVFFTSISWHVLKWAFTYYVLYNRTYHELYGSVSILWFLMSWVYVSWLVILIGMYGCKVCDTYDPKEVFKKFLSFF, from the coding sequence ATGAGAGAACTTTTTAAAAGCGTTAGGGGGATTTTTTTCCTTTTTAAGATGATTTTCCCCACGCGCTTACAAAACGCCTTTTTAGGGTTAAGCGAGTTGTTTTACTACGCTTCAAGCTTGAGTTTTTATACGATTTTGTCCTTATCGCCCATTTTGTTGTTTGTGTTTAGTCTTTTTGTGTCTCATTACATGCAAGCGCACAGCGGTGAAATGGAAGCCTTGATTTTCCCTAACGCTCCTAAACTCATTGGCGCGATCAAGGATTTTTTAGAAAACTTTAAAAAAACGGACATGGCCTTAGGCACGCTTGAAGAGGTTTCTATTGTGGTGGCGTTGGTGTTGTTTTGTGAAAACTACCGCTCCATTGCATCAAAAATTTTTGACGCAAAGCCTAGGGATTATGTGCATTGTAAGGGCAAAGAAATCTTTTTGTTTTGGGGGTTTGGCACGACTTTAGTGTTTTTATTCGCTTTGCCTTTGGTGGTGTTTTTTGACATTAAGATCCAAGTATTTTTTGAAGATAAAGATTCAAGCCTGTTGCATGTTTTAAGATGGATAGGCACTTACGCGTTTTTTTTAATCCTTTTTACCATTCCCACGAATAAGGTGTTTAAGCATTATTTTTGGGTGTTTTTGTGGGTGTTTTTTACGAGCATCTCTTGGCATGTGTTAAAGTGGGCTTTCACTTATTATGTGTTGTATAACCGCACTTACCATGAGCTTTATGGGAGCGTTTCTATTTTATGGTTTTTGATGAGCTGGGTGTATGTGAGCTGGCTTGTGATCTTGATTGGCATGTATGGGTGCAAGGTGTGCGACACATACGATCCTAAAGAAGTGTTTAAGAAATTTTTAAGCTTTTTTTAA
- a CDS encoding class 1 fructose-bisphosphatase: MDYKHFKGAHANIVIEVISLLEKGVKKAQEILEKPDAGSYTKLENSSGDTPIKADLALDKFLEENFLSLENVKSVFSEEKEKPVTKENGSYLIAYDPLDGSSVMEANFLVGTIIGIYEKDYKAHNLVASLYVVFGHKIELVVALDKVYRYAFYQNKFHFIETIALENKGKIIASGGNQKDFSLDLKKALEGFFAENYRLRYSGSMVADVHHVLIKKGGVFSYPQKKLRKLFEVFPLALIIEKAKGEAFYFDKGVKKRLLDQGVESYHEKSECYLASQHEAHILEKYLKGEDAK, from the coding sequence ATGGATTACAAACATTTTAAAGGCGCGCATGCAAACATTGTTATAGAAGTTATCAGTCTTTTAGAAAAAGGGGTTAAAAAAGCTCAAGAGATTTTAGAAAAACCGGACGCTGGGAGTTACACCAAATTAGAAAATAGCAGTGGGGATACGCCTATTAAAGCGGATTTAGCCCTAGACAAATTTTTAGAAGAAAATTTTTTAAGTTTAGAGAATGTGAAAAGCGTTTTTAGCGAAGAAAAAGAAAAACCTGTTACTAAAGAAAACGGCTCGTATTTGATCGCTTATGACCCGCTAGACGGGAGTTCAGTCATGGAGGCGAATTTCTTAGTAGGCACGATTATAGGGATTTATGAAAAGGATTACAAGGCTCATAATTTAGTTGCAAGCCTTTATGTGGTTTTTGGGCATAAGATTGAATTAGTGGTGGCTTTAGATAAGGTTTATCGTTACGCTTTTTATCAAAACAAGTTTCATTTTATAGAAACCATCGCTTTAGAAAATAAGGGTAAAATCATCGCTAGTGGGGGCAATCAAAAGGATTTTTCTTTAGACTTGAAAAAGGCTTTAGAAGGGTTTTTTGCAGAAAATTACCGCTTACGATACTCAGGGTCTATGGTGGCTGATGTCCATCATGTGCTGATTAAAAAGGGTGGGGTGTTTTCTTACCCGCAAAAGAAATTACGAAAGCTTTTTGAAGTCTTTCCTTTAGCCTTGATCATTGAAAAAGCTAAAGGGGAAGCGTTTTATTTTGATAAGGGGGTTAAAAAGCGTTTGTTAGATCAAGGCGTAGAAAGTTACCATGAAAAAAGCGAATGCTATTTGGCTAGCCAGCATGAAGCTCACATTTTAGAAAAATATTTAAAGGGAGAAGATGCAAAATAA
- a CDS encoding biotin synthase → MQEIFLCSISNVRSGDCREDCAYCTQSSHHQGAIKRYKFKEEKVVLQEARALRELGALGFCLVTSGRELDDEKCEYIAKLAKAINQEELGLHLIACCGRADLDQLEFLRDAGIHSYNHNLETSQNFFPKICSTHTWEERFITCENALRAGLGLCSGGIFGLNESWEDRIEMLRALASLSPHTTPINFFIKNPVLPVDAETLSADEALECVLLAKEFLPNARLMVAGGREVVFKDNDEQEAKLFEYGINAVVLGDYLTTKGKAPKKDIEKLLSYGLKMATSCH, encoded by the coding sequence ATGCAAGAGATTTTTTTATGCTCCATTTCTAATGTGCGCAGTGGGGATTGCAGGGAAGATTGCGCTTATTGCACGCAAAGTTCGCACCATCAAGGAGCGATCAAGCGCTATAAATTTAAAGAGGAAAAAGTGGTTTTGCAAGAGGCTAGAGCGTTAAGGGAATTAGGGGCTTTAGGGTTTTGTTTGGTTACTTCAGGGCGCGAATTAGACGATGAAAAATGCGAATACATCGCTAAATTAGCTAAAGCCATCAACCAAGAAGAATTAGGCTTGCATTTAATCGCATGCTGCGGGCGCGCGGATTTAGACCAATTAGAGTTTTTAAGAGACGCAGGCATTCATAGCTATAACCACAATTTAGAAACTTCGCAAAATTTCTTCCCTAAAATTTGCTCCACGCACACATGGGAAGAAAGGTTTATCACATGCGAAAACGCTTTAAGAGCAGGCTTGGGGCTGTGCAGTGGGGGGATTTTTGGGCTTAATGAGAGCTGGGAAGATCGGATTGAAATGCTTAGGGCACTAGCTTCGCTCTCCCCGCACACCACGCCGATTAATTTTTTCATTAAAAACCCGGTATTGCCCGTTGATGCAGAAACTTTAAGTGCAGATGAAGCCCTAGAATGCGTGCTTTTAGCCAAAGAGTTTTTGCCTAACGCTAGGCTTATGGTGGCTGGGGGGCGTGAGGTGGTGTTTAAAGATAACGATGAACAAGAAGCCAAGCTTTTTGAATACGGCATCAATGCGGTGGTGTTAGGGGATTATTTGACCACCAAGGGCAAAGCCCCTAAAAAAGATATAGAAAAACTGCTCTCTTATGGCTTGAAAATGGCGACAAGCTGTCATTAA
- a CDS encoding 3'-5' exonuclease, which translates to MPINLLHKDIQALIARLKNQDLSLCMLEKSLSRLIYDEINLEYLKACGLNFIETSENLITLKNLKTPLKDEVFSFIDLETTGSCPIKHEILEIGAVQVSGGKIINRFETLVKVKSVPDYISDLTGIAYEDTLNAPSVYEALQELRLFLGNSVFVAHNANFDYNFLGRYFVEKLHCPLLNLKLCTLDLSRRAILSMRYSLSFLKELLGFGIEVSHRAYADALASYKLFEICLLNLPNYVKTTMDLIDFSKCANALIKRPPRARHQEIPSPFPLFERTKGLLNTIKATS; encoded by the coding sequence ATGCCAATAAACCTCTTGCATAAAGATATTCAAGCCCTAATCGCTCGCTTAAAAAACCAGGATTTAAGCTTATGCATGCTAGAAAAGTCGCTCTCTCGCCTTATCTATGATGAAATCAATTTGGAATATTTAAAAGCGTGCGGACTTAATTTCATAGAAACAAGCGAAAATTTAATCACGCTCAAAAATCTTAAAACCCCCCTTAAAGATGAAGTTTTTTCCTTTATTGATCTAGAGACTACCGGATCTTGCCCCATAAAGCATGAGATTTTAGAAATTGGGGCCGTGCAAGTGAGCGGTGGCAAAATCATTAATCGTTTTGAAACCCTTGTGAAAGTCAAAAGCGTTCCTGATTATATTTCTGATCTTACAGGCATTGCTTATGAAGACACCCTAAACGCCCCAAGCGTTTATGAAGCCTTGCAAGAATTGCGGCTTTTTTTGGGCAATAGCGTGTTTGTGGCCCATAACGCTAATTTTGATTACAATTTTTTAGGGCGTTATTTTGTGGAAAAATTGCATTGCCCTTTATTGAATTTAAAGCTTTGCACTTTGGATTTATCCAGGCGCGCGATTTTGTCCATGCGCTATTCTTTGAGCTTTTTAAAAGAGCTTTTAGGGTTTGGTATAGAAGTCAGCCACAGAGCCTATGCGGACGCTTTAGCGAGTTATAAGCTCTTTGAAATATGTTTATTAAACTTGCCTAATTATGTCAAAACCACGATGGATTTGATTGACTTTTCCAAATGCGCTAACGCTCTCATCAAAAGACCCCCAAGAGCCAGACACCAAGAGATCCCATCGCCGTTCCCTCTTTTTGAAAGGACAAAAGGCTTGTTAAATACCATCAAAGCAACCAGTTAA
- the rpe gene encoding ribulose-phosphate 3-epimerase, protein MKVAPSLLSADFMHLAKEIESVSNADFLHVDVMDGHYVPNLTMGPVILENVTQISKVPLDVHLMVENASFFVELFAPLKPAIISVHAENEKHPHRVLQLIKSLGITPGIVLNPHTHEESIKYLLESVGLALLMSVNPGFGGQKFLDLVLEKCLKVKELIKRYNPSCLLEVDGGVNDQNIFELQQAGVDVVVSGSYIFKSKDRKLAIEGLQNANKPLA, encoded by the coding sequence TTGAAAGTAGCCCCAAGCCTTTTGAGTGCTGATTTTATGCATTTAGCCAAAGAAATAGAAAGCGTGAGTAACGCTGATTTTTTGCATGTGGATGTGATGGATGGGCATTATGTGCCTAATTTAACCATGGGTCCTGTGATTTTAGAAAATGTTACCCAAATTAGCAAAGTGCCTTTAGATGTGCATTTAATGGTAGAAAATGCGAGTTTTTTTGTAGAGTTATTCGCTCCCTTAAAACCAGCAATCATTAGCGTTCATGCAGAAAATGAAAAACACCCCCACAGAGTGTTGCAACTCATTAAAAGTTTAGGCATCACGCCAGGAATAGTGTTAAACCCTCACACGCATGAAGAAAGTATTAAATACTTGCTAGAAAGCGTGGGCTTAGCGCTTTTAATGAGCGTGAATCCGGGCTTTGGCGGGCAGAAGTTCTTAGATTTGGTGCTAGAAAAATGCTTGAAAGTCAAAGAGTTGATCAAACGCTACAACCCTAGCTGCCTTTTAGAAGTGGATGGGGGCGTGAACGATCAAAATATCTTTGAACTCCAACAAGCGGGCGTGGATGTCGTGGTTTCAGGAAGTTATATTTTTAAATCTAAAGATCGTAAGCTGGCTATTGAAGGCTTACAGAATGCCAATAAACCTCTTGCATAA
- a CDS encoding DEAD/DEAH box helicase family protein, whose amino-acid sequence MKDHALSNAPNHKEIELPTHITSNLKQELRDYQKQAIYNYLERRKSNPTQKHFMFEMATGSGKTLVMAGLILECCKQGYQNFIFFVNSTSILEKTKLNFTDSASSKYLFSENISININDENTESENIEIKSINNLNESHNNAINIYFSTIQGLFSLFTKAKENAITIEDLKDQKLVFLADEAHHLNTETKKKLNDSEFSEKRNWESVVKLALEQNKDNLLLEFSATIPKEKSVKEKYENLKVVTYPLKEFSEDKFCKNIYSLSYENKALETRFLGVCISSLYKELLAQHHNIEHFKPCILFKSERIEESKDNQKRFNAFLENLSPLDLEDFFKYSHNAFFKDAKNFFDGKNHTPNLAAFLQNKFKESVQINTNNEKELEKSMLLLNSLEDRDNPKRVIFSVDKLNEGWDVLNLFDIVRLKNKANQKDTIKDAQLIGRGARYYPFSYNDFKPNYIEFYQRKFDLANPLSALERLDYHAIYDSEFIAQLNKKLRESGLEGFVDEKQTIPSIPLTPTKRFKCYYASNKREKNKNLFNKDYTDPIEAKLTSLHVPLFGSGVREKKVDFKEEDKSDKTYFIPHTLDKIPLNYFLKALNLKKLDFKRLKKAFKKHAFNNKVGFIEQYISPLKTNFHKSQKFDNNETLLKLAAYIIKNLKDTLFKEQDKYDVSALELKEFETRNKSLSASELEKNTYEWLLFKDMRKLDSDLERRFLGFINDHKEVLDEKFKEWCVLRNDHFAELKVFCNIENSPFYAQGFEPDFILFAQTHEDEFLGFTCYMEVKGEHLEHFNAWKEEFLEMLENATLKSHNKKLHLKGLPFFTLHNSVVKEKFTTAFNQIFKDQEC is encoded by the coding sequence ATAAAAGATCACGCGCTAAGTAACGCGCCTAATCATAAAGAAATAGAGCTACCCACCCACATCACAAGCAATTTAAAACAAGAGCTTAGAGATTATCAAAAGCAAGCGATATATAATTATTTAGAAAGACGAAAATCCAACCCAACTCAAAAGCATTTCATGTTTGAAATGGCGACCGGTAGCGGTAAGACTTTAGTGATGGCGGGTTTGATTTTAGAATGCTGCAAACAAGGCTATCAAAACTTTATCTTTTTTGTAAACAGCACCAGCATTTTAGAAAAAACGAAATTGAATTTTACAGACAGCGCCTCATCAAAATACCTTTTTAGTGAAAACATCAGTATCAATATCAATGATGAAAACACAGAAAGTGAAAACATAGAAATTAAAAGCATCAATAATTTAAACGAGAGCCACAATAACGCTATCAATATCTATTTTAGCACCATTCAAGGCTTGTTTTCATTATTCACTAAGGCTAAAGAAAACGCTATCACCATAGAGGATTTAAAAGATCAAAAATTAGTTTTTTTAGCGGATGAAGCGCACCATTTAAACACAGAAACCAAAAAGAAATTGAATGATAGCGAGTTTAGTGAAAAACGCAATTGGGAAAGCGTCGTGAAATTAGCCCTAGAACAAAACAAAGACAATTTATTGCTGGAATTTAGCGCCACTATCCCTAAAGAAAAAAGCGTTAAAGAAAAATATGAAAACTTAAAGGTGGTAACTTACCCCTTAAAAGAATTTAGCGAAGATAAATTTTGCAAAAACATCTACTCCCTTTCTTATGAAAATAAAGCCTTAGAAACGCGCTTTTTAGGGGTATGCATTTCAAGTTTATACAAAGAATTACTAGCCCAACACCACAATATTGAACATTTTAAACCATGCATTTTGTTTAAAAGCGAAAGGATTGAAGAGAGTAAAGACAATCAAAAGCGTTTCAACGCCTTTTTAGAAAATCTAAGCCCTTTAGATTTGGAAGATTTTTTCAAATACAGCCATAACGCTTTTTTTAAAGACGCTAAAAACTTTTTTGATGGAAAAAACCACACCCCTAACCTTGCCGCATTCTTGCAAAATAAATTCAAAGAAAGCGTTCAGATCAACACCAATAACGAAAAAGAATTAGAAAAGAGCATGCTTTTATTGAACTCCCTAGAAGACAGAGATAACCCTAAAAGAGTGATTTTTAGCGTGGACAAGCTCAATGAGGGTTGGGATGTGTTGAATTTGTTTGACATTGTTAGGCTTAAAAATAAAGCGAATCAAAAAGACACCATTAAAGACGCCCAACTCATAGGGCGAGGAGCTAGGTATTACCCCTTTAGTTATAACGATTTCAAGCCAAATTACATAGAGTTTTACCAACGCAAATTTGATCTTGCCAATCCCTTAAGCGCGTTAGAGAGGTTAGACTACCATGCCATTTATGACAGCGAGTTTATCGCTCAATTAAACAAAAAGTTACGAGAGTCAGGTTTAGAAGGATTTGTGGATGAAAAACAGACTATCCCTTCTATCCCCTTAACGCCCACCAAGCGTTTCAAATGCTACTATGCGAGCAACAAAAGAGAAAAAAATAAAAACTTATTTAATAAAGACTATACAGACCCCATTGAAGCCAAACTCACAAGTTTGCATGTCCCCTTATTTGGTTCTGGCGTGCGTGAAAAAAAGGTGGATTTTAAAGAAGAAGATAAAAGCGATAAAACTTATTTTATACCCCACACCTTAGACAAAATCCCCCTAAACTATTTTTTAAAAGCCCTGAATTTAAAAAAACTGGATTTTAAAAGGCTTAAAAAGGCTTTTAAAAAGCATGCCTTCAACAATAAAGTGGGATTTATAGAGCAATATATTTCGCCATTAAAAACAAACTTCCATAAAAGCCAAAAGTTTGATAACAACGAAACGCTTTTAAAACTCGCTGCGTATATCATTAAAAACCTAAAAGACACGCTTTTTAAAGAGCAAGATAAATACGATGTGAGCGCACTAGAATTAAAAGAATTTGAAACGCGCAACAAAAGCCTTAGCGCTAGCGAATTGGAAAAAAACACTTATGAATGGCTGCTTTTTAAGGACATGCGAAAATTAGACAGCGATTTAGAAAGGAGGTTTTTAGGTTTTATCAACGACCATAAAGAGGTTTTAGACGAGAAATTCAAAGAGTGGTGCGTTTTAAGGAACGATCATTTCGCTGAATTAAAAGTTTTTTGCAATATAGAAAACAGCCCCTTTTACGCGCAAGGTTTTGAGCCGGATTTTATCCTTTTCGCTCAAACGCATGAAGATGAATTTTTAGGATTCACTTGTTACATGGAAGTTAAGGGCGAGCATTTAGAGCATTTTAACGCTTGGAAAGAAGAATTTTTAGAAATGCTAGAAAACGCCACGCTTAAAAGCCACAACAAAAAGCTCCATTTAAAAGGCTTACCCTTTTTCACGCTCCATAATAGCGTAGTAAAAGAAAAATTTACAACCGCTTTCAATCAAATTTTTAAGGACCAAGAATGTTAA